The Wolbachia endosymbiont of Ctenocephalides felis wCfeT genome includes a region encoding these proteins:
- a CDS encoding CopD family protein encodes MWMAGMLYLPRLYVYHTTAKPKSETDELLKIMEKRLLRYIINPAMFFSLGFGITLMIIREAYHERWFHVKALALFFMFIIHVLLAVHRKKFEKNENEKTHIYFRVLNEIVTILIIIIVIMVVVKPF; translated from the coding sequence ATGTGGATGGCAGGTATGCTTTACTTACCAAGGCTTTATGTTTACCATACAACTGCAAAGCCAAAGTCAGAGACTGATGAATTGCTTAAAATCATGGAGAAAAGGCTACTCAGATACATTATAAACCCTGCAATGTTTTTCTCGCTTGGTTTTGGAATTACATTGATGATAATACGAGAAGCTTATCATGAAAGGTGGTTTCATGTAAAAGCACTAGCGTTATTTTTTATGTTTATTATTCACGTATTACTTGCAGTACATAGAAAAAAATTCGAGAAAAATGAGAATGAAAAAACTCATATTTATTTCCGTGTTTTAAATGAGATAGTTACAATATTAATAATAATCATAGTGATTATGGTTGTTGTGAAGCCATTCTAA
- the gshA gene encoding glutamate--cysteine ligase, giving the protein MQNIIHPKLEKSINDWLKERFQGLKLPFYSSIDLRNSGYKIAPVDANLFPAGFNNFSEESKVTAAKLVKSYFEKQQYRKVLIIPENYTRNKMYIENVFAIEKILQMAGFETRIGLLSDETYNLIESYETIIKEGSLLKTKSGFVPDVVILNRDMTSHIPDTLKDVKQEITPNPLYGWHSRHKLKYFEIYEKLALEFCNELAIDPWLIFAFTENCNEVDFNDNLSLERIAAKVDHVLSLMRKKYEEYGIETQPYVFIKASNGTYGMGIITAENGDEILNINKKKRNKMNKIKEGVKINSVIIQEGIPTIDVFKNSPAEPLIYYIGDTPACYLYRCNDRKDVYSSLNSTDCEFYDIGRTIEEKLWNIVSKLAVLALAVELS; this is encoded by the coding sequence ATGCAAAATATAATTCACCCAAAATTGGAAAAAAGTATAAATGATTGGTTGAAGGAAAGATTTCAAGGTCTTAAATTACCATTTTATAGCTCAATAGACCTCAGAAATTCAGGCTATAAAATTGCCCCAGTGGACGCTAACTTATTTCCTGCAGGATTTAACAACTTTAGTGAGGAGTCAAAAGTAACTGCAGCTAAACTGGTAAAAAGCTATTTTGAAAAGCAGCAATACCGGAAAGTCCTTATAATACCGGAGAACTATACACGAAATAAAATGTATATAGAAAACGTATTTGCCATAGAGAAAATACTACAAATGGCAGGTTTTGAAACTAGAATTGGCCTCCTAAGTGATGAAACTTACAACTTAATAGAATCGTATGAAACTATTATAAAAGAAGGTTCTTTGTTAAAAACAAAATCAGGATTTGTACCAGACGTTGTCATACTAAATCGTGATATGACAAGCCACATTCCAGACACGTTAAAAGACGTAAAACAAGAGATAACACCAAATCCATTATATGGATGGCACAGTAGGCATAAATTAAAGTATTTTGAAATCTACGAAAAATTAGCGCTTGAATTCTGTAATGAACTTGCAATAGATCCATGGCTCATATTTGCATTTACCGAAAATTGTAATGAAGTTGATTTTAACGATAATCTATCACTTGAAAGAATTGCAGCTAAAGTTGACCATGTATTGTCACTGATGCGAAAAAAATATGAAGAATACGGGATAGAAACACAACCTTATGTGTTTATCAAAGCAAGTAATGGAACATACGGCATGGGCATTATAACAGCAGAGAATGGCGATGAGATATTGAACATAAATAAAAAAAAACGTAATAAGATGAACAAGATAAAAGAAGGAGTAAAAATCAATAGTGTTATTATACAAGAGGGTATACCCACCATTGATGTGTTTAAAAACAGCCCTGCAGAACCATTAATATATTATATAGGCGACACACCTGCTTGTTACTTATACCGATGCAACGATAGAAAAGACGTATATTCCAGCTTAAATTCCACTGATTGTGAATTTTATGATATTGGTAGAACAATTGAGGAAAAACTTTGGAACATAGTGAGTAAATTAGCAGTGTTAGCATTGGCTGTGGAGCTTTCATAG
- the hslV gene encoding ATP-dependent protease subunit HslV encodes MINHDDNKMYGTTILSIRKGKKVVVIGDGQVSLGHTVIKSGAKKVRRLSNESVIAGFAGATADAFTLFERLEAKLDKHPGQLMRACVELAKDWRMDKYLRKLEAMMIVADRSISLVITGTGDVLEPEDGIAAIGSGGNFALSAAKALIDVEGISIEEIAEKSMKIAADICVYTNHNVIIEKIEE; translated from the coding sequence ATGATTAATCACGACGACAACAAAATGTATGGTACTACTATACTGTCAATAAGGAAGGGTAAAAAGGTGGTAGTGATAGGTGATGGGCAGGTTTCACTGGGCCATACTGTTATAAAATCTGGAGCAAAGAAAGTTAGACGTCTGTCAAATGAGTCTGTAATTGCTGGTTTTGCTGGGGCAACGGCTGATGCATTTACTCTTTTTGAAAGATTAGAAGCTAAGCTAGATAAACATCCAGGGCAATTAATGAGGGCTTGTGTTGAGCTTGCAAAAGACTGGAGAATGGATAAGTATCTGAGAAAATTAGAGGCAATGATGATTGTTGCAGACAGATCCATTTCACTGGTGATAACAGGAACGGGTGATGTACTTGAGCCTGAAGATGGGATTGCAGCTATTGGCTCTGGAGGAAATTTTGCATTATCTGCAGCAAAAGCTTTGATTGACGTGGAGGGGATATCAATAGAAGAAATTGCTGAGAAGTCTATGAAAATAGCTGCTGATATATGTGTTTATACGAATCATAATGTAATTATTGAAAAGATAGAGGAGTGA
- a CDS encoding PD-(D/E)XK nuclease family protein has translation MGRIFTINVNESFFDELVQYILSEYEKEKISELKIILPCKRDVIALLNAFKNCRAEKCIMLPEIISLENIDEEDLILNIDRVKVINPKKKILLLMQFILEWNKQNNDNFPIDLAYSLPALLDKIQYNDNYLIGNKYSQKIENFVNLLIKTCSKALSNLGVVDILEHKRNYINDMILSLKKDQQIIFVGIGKDEIYKSLIKAIYDLPLGIIILTNLNLDIEEKDWQLLDKKHYQYCLKSLLDYLSIERKDVVCLNAKEEKIIDYIFDTTADLSKINSGQDCNIEVITCDSEEEEAQVTSLIIENESYEKVSLVVINKLLAARIACLSGQHTEDITLLTYTIEVLISNWNSVALLSLLKHRLVNFGYAKEEYRQILSEFEIEILRNFNTIGLKDIIRAIDGHKQLKYKDDILEIIKKLDKIFNLLLKCINCNIAEVTAAHLQCINMLYGVNFLELDSEIGDFICNFSNACEGITIKCSLELYSKILTLFLERDFFSATNDLNRFSLYHNKVVILTGFNVGSYPPNFQNPFLIRELSAIQEEQGYFLYNLHNLFCASKVYITRSSNQRKPILLQRLEVLLNENRLLSKPIYGEKFLGEAQASTTEYLDVFEERSSASTTKLPLEIELRKKSDVSKQPYREWLRMLNTPECVVPCTQPMPKPNAEVRREKMQVISCSAVEKLIRNPYSFYVEYILGLKQLKDLNFKPSILEFGTMVHDILAHNEKSLMTIAQKEFSSGRFNFSNMWWVRLEKIIQSFLQLTETRSKHFELEKSFSYPVLQEVLLTARCDRVEHLSDNQLAIIDYKLGSPPSNEEVMSGFFPQLILQALTVEHITKKQISELAYWKLDYDKIKVVSLQNYREKMQEFQNDLPDFLSNYLKDTTPFVASPYFDKFMRFNSYKQLERMGKW, from the coding sequence ATGGGCAGAATTTTTACTATTAACGTAAATGAATCCTTTTTCGATGAGCTGGTTCAGTATATATTGTCTGAATATGAGAAGGAGAAAATCTCTGAATTGAAGATTATCCTGCCTTGTAAAAGAGATGTGATAGCATTACTAAATGCATTCAAGAATTGCAGAGCAGAAAAGTGCATAATGTTACCAGAGATAATCTCACTAGAGAATATCGATGAAGAAGACCTAATATTAAATATTGATAGGGTAAAGGTTATCAATCCAAAAAAGAAAATATTGCTGTTGATGCAATTTATATTGGAGTGGAATAAGCAGAATAATGATAATTTTCCCATTGATCTAGCCTATAGCCTGCCAGCATTGCTCGATAAAATTCAATATAATGACAATTATCTTATAGGTAATAAATATTCACAAAAAATAGAGAATTTCGTAAATTTACTTATTAAAACTTGTAGTAAAGCTTTAAGTAATTTAGGAGTAGTAGATATATTAGAACATAAACGTAATTACATAAATGACATGATACTTTCGCTTAAAAAAGATCAGCAAATAATCTTTGTTGGCATTGGAAAAGATGAAATTTATAAGTCACTTATTAAGGCTATATATGATCTGCCGCTTGGAATAATAATTTTAACTAATCTTAATTTAGATATTGAAGAGAAAGATTGGCAGCTGCTTGATAAAAAACATTATCAATATTGCTTAAAGAGTTTACTAGATTATTTAAGTATTGAGCGGAAAGATGTAGTCTGTTTGAATGCTAAGGAGGAAAAAATAATTGATTACATTTTTGATACAACTGCTGATCTAAGTAAGATTAATAGTGGTCAGGATTGCAATATTGAGGTTATTACCTGCGATTCCGAGGAGGAAGAAGCGCAAGTGACGTCGTTAATTATAGAAAATGAAAGTTATGAAAAGGTTTCTTTAGTTGTCATTAATAAGTTGCTTGCAGCTCGCATAGCGTGCTTATCTGGACAGCATACAGAAGATATCACGTTGTTAACTTATACTATCGAAGTTTTAATCTCAAATTGGAATAGTGTAGCTTTGCTCTCTCTACTTAAACACAGGTTAGTGAATTTTGGTTACGCTAAGGAAGAATACAGACAAATCTTGTCCGAGTTTGAAATAGAGATATTACGTAACTTTAATACGATTGGTCTGAAAGACATTATCAGAGCTATTGATGGCCATAAGCAGCTAAAATATAAAGATGATATATTAGAGATTATCAAAAAATTAGATAAGATATTCAATCTATTACTTAAATGTATAAATTGTAATATTGCAGAAGTTACTGCAGCTCACTTGCAATGCATTAATATGCTGTATGGTGTAAATTTTTTAGAATTAGATAGTGAAATAGGTGATTTTATTTGTAATTTTTCAAATGCATGTGAAGGTATAACAATAAAGTGTTCATTGGAGTTATATAGCAAGATCCTAACGTTATTTTTAGAGAGAGATTTTTTCTCTGCAACAAATGATTTAAATAGATTCAGTTTATACCATAATAAGGTTGTTATACTTACTGGATTTAATGTTGGCAGTTATCCTCCAAACTTTCAGAATCCGTTTTTAATAAGAGAGCTCTCTGCCATACAAGAAGAGCAGGGGTATTTTCTATACAATTTACATAATTTGTTTTGTGCAAGTAAGGTATATATTACACGTTCATCAAATCAGAGAAAGCCAATTTTACTACAGCGTTTAGAAGTTTTGCTGAATGAGAATAGACTTCTTTCAAAACCGATTTATGGTGAGAAATTTTTAGGAGAAGCGCAAGCGAGTACCACAGAATACTTGGATGTATTTGAGGAACGCAGCTCAGCTTCGACAACGAAATTGCCATTAGAAATTGAGCTTCGAAAGAAGTCTGATGTATCAAAGCAGCCGTATCGCGAGTGGCTCAGAATGTTGAATACGCCGGAATGTGTAGTTCCATGTACTCAACCCATGCCAAAACCTAATGCTGAAGTGAGAAGAGAAAAAATGCAGGTAATATCTTGCAGTGCAGTGGAAAAGCTAATTCGTAACCCTTATTCATTTTATGTTGAGTATATATTGGGCCTGAAGCAACTTAAGGATCTGAATTTTAAGCCGTCAATTTTGGAATTTGGTACTATGGTGCATGACATTCTTGCACACAACGAAAAGTCGCTGATGACAATTGCGCAAAAAGAATTCTCATCTGGTCGATTTAATTTTTCAAATATGTGGTGGGTAAGGTTAGAAAAGATAATACAATCTTTTCTTCAATTAACTGAAACTAGAAGTAAACATTTTGAATTGGAAAAAAGTTTTTCTTATCCCGTTTTGCAGGAAGTGTTACTTACTGCAAGATGCGACCGGGTTGAACACCTTTCTGATAATCAACTGGCAATAATAGATTATAAACTCGGCTCACCACCTTCCAATGAAGAAGTCATGTCAGGATTTTTTCCCCAGTTAATTTTACAAGCTTTAACAGTTGAGCATATTACAAAAAAGCAAATCTCAGAGCTTGCTTATTGGAAGCTTGATTATGATAAAATAAAGGTTGTTTCTCTGCAAAATTATAGAGAAAAAATGCAGGAATTTCAAAATGATCTACCAGATTTTTTATCTAACTATTTAAAAGATACCACTCCCTTTGTAGCCTCTCCATATTTTGATAAATTCATGAGATTTAATAGCTATAAACAACTGGAGAGGATGGGGAAGTGGTAG
- the pdhA gene encoding pyruvate dehydrogenase (acetyl-transferring) E1 component subunit alpha: MKAENFTKEQIIGFYRKMLLIRRFEEKAGQLYGMGLIGGFCHLAIGQEAVAVGTHAASKPGDAFITSYRDHGLMLACDSDPNVVMAELKGKETGCSKGKGGSMHIFDVEKQFFGGHGIVGAQVPIGTGIAFANKYKKADHVVFVYFGDGAAHQGQIYESFNMAALWKLPVVYIIENNGYAMGTSVERSTAATELYKRGESFGIPGKQVDGMNFFSAYEATQEAAEHVRSRKGPILLEMKTYRYRGHSMSDPATYRSKEEVDDMKQNHDPIDTLKKYIIKETIASEEECKTIDKEIRESVKKAEDFAKSSKEPSFDELYKDIYK, translated from the coding sequence ATGAAAGCAGAAAATTTCACTAAAGAACAGATTATAGGATTCTACAGAAAAATGCTGCTCATACGAAGATTTGAGGAAAAAGCTGGGCAACTTTATGGAATGGGATTAATAGGAGGATTTTGTCATTTGGCAATAGGACAAGAAGCAGTTGCAGTTGGAACTCATGCTGCATCAAAGCCTGGTGATGCATTTATTACAAGTTATAGAGATCATGGACTAATGCTAGCGTGCGATTCTGATCCAAATGTCGTTATGGCAGAGCTGAAAGGCAAAGAAACAGGATGTTCAAAAGGCAAAGGTGGTTCTATGCACATATTTGATGTTGAGAAACAATTCTTCGGCGGACATGGAATAGTTGGTGCACAAGTCCCAATTGGTACAGGAATAGCTTTTGCTAATAAATATAAGAAAGCAGACCACGTAGTGTTTGTATATTTTGGTGATGGTGCTGCACATCAAGGACAAATATATGAATCGTTTAATATGGCAGCTTTGTGGAAGTTACCTGTAGTTTATATTATAGAAAATAATGGATATGCAATGGGCACTTCCGTAGAAAGATCAACTGCAGCAACTGAGTTATATAAAAGAGGAGAAAGCTTTGGCATTCCAGGAAAACAAGTCGATGGCATGAACTTCTTTTCTGCTTATGAAGCCACTCAAGAAGCAGCAGAACATGTACGTAGCAGAAAGGGACCAATCCTGCTTGAAATGAAAACATATAGATATCGTGGCCACTCAATGTCTGACCCTGCAACTTATCGTTCAAAAGAAGAAGTAGATGATATGAAGCAAAATCATGACCCTATAGATACCTTGAAGAAGTACATAATAAAAGAAACAATTGCTTCAGAGGAAGAATGCAAAACTATTGATAAAGAAATACGCGAGTCAGTGAAAAAAGCAGAAGATTTTGCTAAAAGTAGCAAAGAGCCAAGCTTTGATGAGTTATATAAAGATATTTACAAGTAA
- the hslU gene encoding ATP-dependent protease ATPase subunit HslU has translation MSSERKILCANQFTALSEGQSCSYNESEKDDSHKSTKSSRNLNGSNAQFTQMLLDDLPPQKIVKELDRFIIGQNDAKRAVAIALRNRWRRNQVPLPLRDEIIPKNILMIGHTGVGKTEIARRLAKLAGAPFIKVEATKFTEIGYVGRDVDSIIRDLVDAAIVLVKEKARKALAKKALNLAEKIIVNSMVGEDATEESKKIFRERLRNKEFEDGEVSINVKESKGIVPTFDIPGVPGGQVGVMNVTEIMGKMFNGNKKTKTVTVKVKEAREILINEESERLMDEDKIIREAIDLVSNDGIVFLDEIDKIAARTEVKGEVNREGVQRDLLPLIEGTTVSTKYGPVKTDYILFIASGAFHLSKPSDLLPELQGRLPIRVELKALTQEDLIRILKEPESSLLKQYIALMKTENVTLEFTEDSIKTIAEIAFTVNREVENIGARRLHTVMEKLLDEISFIASEKGSEKFVIDSKYVKDKLESISKQLDLSKFIL, from the coding sequence ATGTCTTCTGAACGAAAAATTTTATGTGCTAATCAATTTACAGCTCTTTCGGAAGGGCAGTCTTGTAGTTATAATGAAAGTGAAAAGGATGATTCTCATAAAAGTACTAAGAGCAGCCGTAATCTAAATGGTAGCAATGCTCAATTTACACAGATGTTACTTGATGATTTACCGCCACAGAAAATAGTTAAAGAATTGGATCGGTTCATAATCGGGCAAAATGATGCAAAGCGTGCTGTTGCTATTGCGCTCAGAAATCGTTGGCGTCGCAATCAGGTTCCACTTCCACTACGTGATGAAATAATACCTAAAAATATATTGATGATTGGTCATACAGGGGTTGGTAAGACTGAGATAGCTCGCCGTTTAGCGAAACTTGCTGGTGCACCATTTATAAAAGTTGAAGCAACAAAGTTTACTGAAATAGGATATGTGGGGCGTGATGTTGATTCGATAATACGTGATCTGGTCGATGCTGCGATAGTTTTAGTCAAAGAAAAAGCTCGCAAAGCTTTAGCTAAAAAAGCTTTAAATCTTGCTGAAAAGATTATAGTTAATTCCATGGTAGGTGAGGATGCAACTGAAGAAAGTAAAAAGATCTTTAGAGAGAGGCTAAGAAATAAAGAATTTGAAGATGGAGAAGTTTCGATCAACGTCAAGGAAAGCAAGGGTATAGTACCTACTTTTGACATACCTGGTGTACCAGGAGGTCAGGTTGGTGTAATGAATGTAACGGAAATAATGGGCAAAATGTTCAATGGAAACAAGAAAACAAAAACCGTTACTGTTAAAGTTAAAGAAGCACGTGAAATACTGATTAATGAAGAAAGTGAAAGATTAATGGACGAAGATAAGATTATCAGGGAAGCCATTGATCTGGTTAGCAATGATGGTATAGTTTTTCTGGATGAAATAGATAAAATTGCAGCACGAACAGAAGTAAAAGGTGAAGTAAATAGGGAAGGGGTGCAGCGTGATCTGTTGCCGCTGATTGAGGGTACAACTGTTTCAACTAAGTATGGTCCTGTGAAAACAGATTATATATTATTTATCGCATCTGGCGCCTTTCATCTATCTAAACCATCTGATCTCTTGCCAGAGTTGCAGGGTAGGCTACCAATTAGAGTTGAACTGAAAGCGTTAACTCAAGAGGATTTAATTAGGATATTAAAAGAACCAGAATCTAGTTTATTAAAGCAATATATAGCTTTAATGAAAACAGAAAATGTAACACTTGAATTTACTGAAGATAGTATAAAAACCATAGCTGAAATAGCATTTACAGTGAACAGAGAGGTGGAAAATATAGGTGCAAGAAGGCTCCACACTGTCATGGAGAAGCTTTTAGATGAAATAAGTTTCATTGCTTCTGAAAAAGGTAGTGAAAAATTCGTGATAGACAGTAAATATGTCAAAGATAAGCTCGAATCTATTTCTAAGCAGCTAGATCTATCTAAATTTATACTTTAG